In Paenibacillus sp. FSL R7-0345, a single window of DNA contains:
- a CDS encoding TIGR02530 family flagellar biosynthesis protein: MSERLTIGQLYPGTVHPQALQRSQTAKSGTGSEASFESVLQKNMLKFSNHAAKRLEQRGIELGSRQLDQISNAVEKAAAKGSKESLILMKDMALIVSIPNRTVVTAMDGSSMKDNVFTQIDSAVIIS; this comes from the coding sequence ATGAGTGAACGGCTGACTATAGGCCAGCTGTACCCCGGTACGGTTCATCCGCAGGCGCTCCAGCGGTCACAAACAGCTAAAAGCGGTACCGGCAGTGAAGCAAGCTTTGAGAGTGTACTGCAGAAAAACATGCTTAAGTTCAGCAATCATGCCGCCAAACGGCTTGAGCAGCGGGGAATTGAGCTTGGCAGCCGCCAGCTGGATCAGATATCGAATGCTGTAGAGAAGGCAGCCGCCAAAGGCAGCAAGGAATCTTTAATTCTGATGAAGGACATGGCACTGATTGTCAGTATACCAAACCGTACAGTGGTAACAGCGATGGATGGCAGTTCAATGAAAGATAATGTATTTACGCAAATTGACAGTGCAGTGATAATTTCTTAA
- the fliI gene encoding flagellar protein export ATPase FliI yields the protein MGKPMLDSGRYKEHLRNFDPVRINGKVTQVIGLMVESEGPDASIGDVCYIYPAKGNKPLQAEVVGFRDNKVLLMPLGELQAIGPGCDVVGTGKPLSVQVGSELLGKVLDGLGQPLDGSLIPARMPHASTFNIPSNPLTRPRVHEPISIGVRAIDGLLTIGKGQRVGIFAGSGVGKSTLMGMIARNTSADVNVIALIGERGREVLDFIERDLGPEGLQRSVVVVATSDQPALIRIKGALIATTIAEYFRDRGLNVMLMMDSVTRYAMAQREVGLAVGEPPAMRGYTPSVFASLPKLLERAGTGPTGSITAFYTVLVDGDDMNEPIADAVRGILDGHIVLNRSIANKGHFPAIDVLASISRVMKDIAPEQQIAAAENVKRLMAVYKDSEDLINIGAYQRGSNAQIDESMHFIDSIWEFTKQKVNEKVTLSEVQQSLISQFSRS from the coding sequence ATGGGGAAGCCGATGCTTGACAGTGGACGTTACAAAGAACATTTGCGCAATTTTGATCCGGTAAGAATTAACGGGAAGGTTACCCAGGTTATTGGACTAATGGTGGAGTCTGAAGGGCCGGATGCCAGTATCGGGGATGTATGCTATATCTATCCCGCCAAGGGTAATAAGCCCTTACAGGCTGAAGTGGTAGGGTTCCGGGACAATAAGGTCCTGCTGATGCCGCTTGGGGAGCTGCAGGCGATTGGCCCCGGCTGTGACGTCGTAGGCACCGGCAAACCGCTAAGTGTGCAGGTGGGTTCAGAGCTGCTGGGCAAAGTGCTCGACGGGCTTGGCCAGCCGCTTGACGGCTCGCTGATTCCGGCACGGATGCCTCATGCCTCGACCTTCAACATACCTTCCAATCCGTTAACGCGTCCGCGTGTGCATGAGCCGATAAGCATCGGAGTCAGGGCAATTGACGGCCTGCTCACAATTGGTAAAGGACAACGTGTGGGTATCTTTGCCGGATCAGGGGTCGGCAAGAGTACGCTCATGGGGATGATTGCCCGAAATACTTCGGCCGATGTCAACGTAATCGCGCTGATTGGTGAACGCGGAAGAGAGGTGCTTGACTTTATCGAGCGCGATCTCGGTCCTGAAGGTTTGCAGCGTTCGGTGGTGGTTGTCGCTACATCAGACCAGCCGGCACTGATCCGGATCAAGGGGGCATTGATTGCCACTACGATCGCTGAGTATTTCCGTGACCGTGGACTTAACGTCATGCTGATGATGGATTCCGTGACACGTTACGCCATGGCCCAGCGTGAGGTTGGACTTGCTGTCGGTGAGCCGCCTGCTATGAGAGGCTATACGCCTTCCGTTTTCGCCAGTCTGCCAAAGTTGCTGGAGCGGGCGGGAACCGGCCCAACAGGCTCTATAACCGCCTTCTATACTGTACTCGTTGACGGTGATGATATGAATGAGCCGATTGCCGATGCTGTGCGGGGCATTCTGGACGGACATATTGTCCTTAACCGGAGTATTGCCAATAAGGGTCATTTTCCGGCCATTGATGTGCTTGCCAGCATTAGCCGTGTTATGAAGGATATCGCTCCTGAGCAGCAAATTGCGGCAGCCGAGAATGTGAAGCGGCTGATGGCGGTATATAAAGATTCCGAGGATTTAATCAATATCGGGGCCTACCAGCGGGGCTCTAACGCCCAGATTGACGAGTCCATGCATTTTATCGACAGCATCTGGGAATTCACCAAACAAAAGGTGAACGAGAAGGTAACCTTATCAGAAGTTCAGCAATCTTTAATTTCACAGTTCTCAAGGAGTTGA
- the flgC gene encoding flagellar basal body rod protein FlgC yields the protein MNFGSSFGISASALTAQRLRMDVISSNIANAETTRASVVDGQAVPYKRKLVVLGTEQNNSFSNILNSKMNSGNGTEGVKVQSIIEDSSPLKPVYNPTHPDADADGYVYMPNVDLTKEMVDMLSASRSYEANVTMLNASKAMVSKALEIGK from the coding sequence GTGAACTTTGGTAGCAGCTTTGGAATCAGTGCTTCAGCTTTGACCGCCCAGCGGCTTAGAATGGATGTTATTTCCTCCAATATTGCCAATGCCGAGACGACCAGAGCCTCCGTAGTAGACGGTCAGGCTGTGCCGTACAAGCGTAAACTTGTTGTGCTGGGAACAGAGCAGAACAACAGCTTTTCAAATATTCTGAATTCCAAAATGAACAGCGGTAACGGGACTGAAGGGGTCAAGGTACAATCCATTATAGAGGATTCTTCTCCATTGAAGCCGGTCTATAATCCGACCCATCCGGATGCGGATGCCGACGGGTATGTGTATATGCCTAACGTCGATCTGACCAAAGAGATGGTGGATATGCTGTCTGCCTCACGTTCTTATGAAGCCAACGTAACGATGCTGAATGCATCCAAGGCGATGGTGAGCAAAGCGCTCGAAATCGGAAAGTAA
- the fliF gene encoding flagellar basal-body MS-ring/collar protein FliF, with amino-acid sequence MNERFAQYRDKVVQYWNRFSGKQKILFFSTLFIIIIIIVVLTMQLSKTEYEVAFRDLDNTDSAGVMTYLDSAGIPYQLSPDGRSISVPSTQANRIKVDIGSQGIVQEGSIGYKIFDQSSSMIGTTDSEFNVKYNNALNGEVEQLMRRMQGIKDVKVLVTLPKETVFASQEAQEQAYASIVLTFDPGFRPSQDNIDGYFNLVKTAVPNLPVDNITITSNETELMPTAKGGQAGVSSQVEENFALQKKFEDEVKKNVKQFLSTLTGPDKVDVLVFSKLNFDKESRTEDLVTPVDTENMRGIEISSQIISNTYSGQGNTTGGVAGTGSEDVSGYPAGTDTGTSTSEESSETRNFEVNRITKDIIASPYTVKDLTINVAVEPPAGQTTLDEATSGAIQNILVNIVRASLADSGVTYTDADLTKKVSVYSQQFGGTTAEAAGGGLATWMIWAIAAAALLVGAGGGFLIYRSRKNKQELEVEEDIPLQVPTEFPSINLESVTNESQVRKQLESLAKKKPDEFVNLLRTWLADEQR; translated from the coding sequence GTGAATGAAAGATTTGCCCAATACAGGGACAAGGTAGTCCAGTATTGGAACAGATTTAGCGGTAAACAAAAAATATTATTTTTCTCTACGCTCTTTATCATCATCATTATAATCGTAGTTTTGACGATGCAACTATCGAAGACGGAATACGAAGTGGCTTTCCGGGATCTGGACAATACTGACTCCGCCGGAGTTATGACCTACCTGGATTCTGCGGGAATTCCTTACCAGCTGAGTCCGGATGGCAGAAGCATTTCAGTGCCAAGCACCCAGGCTAACCGTATTAAGGTGGATATCGGTTCTCAAGGAATCGTGCAGGAAGGCTCGATCGGATACAAAATCTTTGATCAGTCTTCATCTATGATCGGGACTACAGACAGCGAATTCAATGTGAAGTATAATAATGCGCTGAATGGGGAAGTTGAGCAGCTGATGAGGCGGATGCAGGGGATTAAGGACGTTAAAGTGCTGGTTACGCTCCCCAAAGAGACTGTTTTTGCCTCCCAGGAGGCCCAAGAGCAGGCTTATGCATCAATCGTGCTTACGTTTGATCCGGGTTTCAGGCCGTCACAGGATAATATCGACGGATATTTCAATCTTGTGAAGACTGCCGTCCCGAATTTACCGGTTGACAATATTACAATTACTAGTAATGAGACTGAATTAATGCCGACAGCCAAAGGCGGCCAAGCCGGGGTGTCCAGCCAGGTCGAAGAAAACTTTGCCCTGCAGAAGAAATTTGAAGATGAAGTTAAGAAAAATGTTAAACAATTTCTTAGTACGCTTACTGGTCCCGACAAAGTGGACGTTCTGGTATTCTCCAAATTGAATTTTGATAAGGAAAGCCGGACGGAAGATCTGGTTACACCTGTGGATACGGAAAATATGCGCGGAATTGAAATCAGTTCGCAGATTATCAGCAATACCTATTCGGGTCAGGGTAACACCACCGGAGGTGTTGCAGGTACAGGATCGGAAGATGTCTCAGGTTATCCAGCGGGGACTGATACGGGGACTTCTACTTCTGAGGAATCTTCGGAGACCAGGAACTTTGAAGTTAACCGGATTACAAAGGATATCATAGCGAGCCCATATACTGTTAAAGATTTAACCATTAACGTCGCAGTTGAACCACCTGCCGGACAAACAACTTTGGACGAGGCGACATCTGGTGCAATCCAGAATATCCTGGTTAACATTGTGCGTGCATCACTGGCAGATTCAGGAGTCACTTATACAGACGCGGATTTGACTAAAAAAGTTTCGGTGTATTCGCAGCAGTTCGGAGGTACGACAGCTGAAGCCGCTGGTGGCGGTCTGGCGACATGGATGATCTGGGCGATTGCAGCAGCCGCACTGCTGGTCGGTGCAGGCGGCGGATTCCTGATCTACCGGAGCCGCAAGAACAAGCAAGAGTTAGAAGTGGAAGAAGACATTCCGCTTCAGGTTCCTACTGAATTCCCATCCATTAACTTGGAGAGCGTGACGAATGAAAGTCAGGTTCGCAAGCAACTGGAAAGCCTGGCCAAGAAGAAGCCGGATGAATTCGTGAACCTGCTGCGTACATGGCTTGCAGACGAACAGAGGTGA
- the flgG gene encoding flagellar basal body rod protein FlgG, with protein MLRSMYSGVSGMRGFQTKLDVIGNNIANVNTIGFKSSRVMFKDIMSQTTSGASAPVDGGQGGVNAKQIGLGVSIGSVDTLHLAGSAMTTNNPTDLRIDGDGFFLVRLSDDQETPFLTRAGDFHVDANRNLITSDGLHVLDSDGEAIQLGEDVTAFSISSDGTIVQTMADGTTEAGVQIGVAKVSNPQGLEKVGGNLFRMTLNANAEGELAPTTANNTEVGTGSIVAGQLEMSNVDLTGEFTEMIVTQRGFQANSRIITTSDEVLQEVVNLKR; from the coding sequence ATGTTAAGATCTATGTATTCAGGCGTTTCGGGTATGCGCGGTTTCCAGACAAAGCTTGATGTTATCGGTAACAACATTGCCAATGTGAATACAATCGGCTTCAAATCCAGCCGCGTTATGTTCAAGGATATTATGAGCCAGACGACATCTGGTGCTTCTGCACCGGTTGACGGCGGACAGGGCGGGGTCAATGCCAAGCAAATCGGTCTTGGCGTAAGCATTGGTTCGGTAGATACCCTTCACCTGGCTGGCAGTGCCATGACTACCAACAATCCTACGGATCTGCGGATTGACGGAGACGGATTCTTCCTGGTCCGGCTGTCAGATGATCAGGAAACACCTTTCCTGACCCGTGCCGGTGACTTCCATGTAGATGCTAACCGTAACCTGATCACATCAGACGGGCTGCATGTCCTGGATTCAGACGGTGAAGCGATTCAGCTGGGTGAGGACGTAACAGCATTTTCGATCTCCAGTGACGGTACGATTGTGCAGACCATGGCTGACGGAACGACTGAAGCCGGTGTACAAATCGGTGTTGCCAAGGTGAGCAATCCGCAGGGTCTGGAAAAAGTCGGCGGCAACCTGTTCCGGATGACGCTGAACGCCAATGCGGAAGGTGAGCTTGCTCCAACAACAGCCAACAATACTGAAGTAGGCACTGGTTCGATCGTGGCGGGGCAGCTGGAAATGTCCAATGTCGATCTGACAGGCGAATTTACCGAAATGATCGTTACCCAGCGCGGTTTCCAGGCAAATTCCCGGATTATTACAACTTCAGATGAAGTTCTGCAGGAAGTTGTAAATCTAAAACGCTAA
- the fliG gene encoding flagellar motor switch protein FliG, whose translation MAKASQQGLSGRQKAAILLITLGPEVSAQIFKHLRDEEIEQLTLEIANVRKVDGVEKESIMSEFHQICLAQEYISQGGINYAKEILEKALGSTKALEVINRLTATLQVRPFDFARKADPNQILNFIQNENVQTIALVLSYLQFEQAASILSSLPQEKQAEVARRIAIMDSTSPEVVTQIERVLEQKLSATVTQDYTNAGGIESIVQILNGVDRGTERTILDSLEIQDPELAEEIKKRMFVFEDIVNVDNRSIQRIIKDIENADLQLALKVASEEVRDVIFRNMSKRMAETFREEMEYMGPVRLRDVEEAQTRIVGTIRRLEESGEIIIARGGGDDIIV comes from the coding sequence ATGGCAAAAGCTAGCCAGCAGGGTCTCAGCGGCCGCCAAAAGGCGGCGATCCTGCTTATCACACTAGGGCCCGAGGTATCGGCGCAAATATTCAAACATCTACGAGACGAAGAAATTGAACAGCTCACTCTGGAGATAGCCAATGTCCGCAAGGTGGACGGTGTTGAAAAAGAGTCGATTATGTCCGAATTTCATCAGATCTGTCTCGCACAGGAATATATCTCACAGGGCGGTATCAATTACGCCAAGGAAATTCTCGAGAAGGCGCTCGGCTCAACTAAAGCGCTTGAGGTTATCAACCGCCTGACCGCGACCCTGCAGGTCAGACCCTTTGATTTTGCCCGTAAGGCTGATCCTAACCAGATTCTGAACTTCATTCAGAATGAGAATGTCCAGACGATTGCGCTGGTCTTGTCCTACCTGCAGTTTGAACAGGCTGCCAGCATCCTGTCTTCCCTGCCGCAGGAGAAGCAGGCGGAGGTCGCAAGAAGAATTGCAATTATGGACAGCACCTCGCCGGAGGTTGTTACTCAAATTGAACGGGTGCTGGAACAAAAGCTGTCTGCTACAGTGACTCAGGATTATACGAATGCCGGCGGTATCGAATCTATCGTACAGATCCTGAACGGGGTAGACCGCGGAACAGAGCGCACCATTCTCGATTCGCTGGAAATTCAGGATCCGGAGCTGGCTGAAGAGATCAAAAAGCGGATGTTTGTATTCGAGGATATCGTCAACGTGGACAACCGTTCGATCCAGCGTATTATCAAGGATATCGAAAATGCCGACCTGCAGCTTGCGCTTAAAGTTGCCAGCGAAGAGGTGCGGGATGTTATTTTCCGCAATATGTCAAAACGGATGGCCGAAACCTTCCGCGAGGAAATGGAATATATGGGACCTGTGCGGCTGCGTGATGTCGAGGAAGCTCAGACCCGTATTGTAGGCACGATCCGCAGACTTGAAGAATCAGGTGAAATTATCATCGCCCGTGGTGGAGGAGATGACATCATTGTCTAA
- the flgB gene encoding flagellar basal body rod protein FlgB, protein MGLLNSVSFQRLQGGLEAATKRQSVLANNIANADTPGFKRSDVSFESILAGQENGVKPTLGAKVTDSRHFQFGYAAAAVPSAMVSTDTSTSMNNNDNNVDMDREMALSAENQLRYNSYIEQLNSQITMMRTVVQGG, encoded by the coding sequence ATGGGTTTGCTGAACAGTGTCAGTTTTCAGAGATTACAGGGAGGCCTTGAAGCCGCCACAAAACGACAAAGTGTACTGGCCAATAACATAGCCAATGCGGATACGCCGGGATTCAAACGCTCTGATGTTTCTTTTGAAAGCATACTTGCCGGACAGGAAAATGGAGTGAAACCGACGCTGGGTGCGAAAGTAACGGATTCCCGCCACTTCCAATTCGGTTATGCTGCCGCTGCTGTACCGTCTGCGATGGTAAGTACAGACACATCAACTTCAATGAACAATAATGACAATAACGTGGATATGGACCGGGAGATGGCGCTCAGTGCTGAGAACCAGCTCAGATACAATTCTTATATCGAACAATTGAACAGTCAGATTACTATGATGCGTACAGTTGTGCAGGGAGGGTAA
- a CDS encoding kinesin — protein sequence MANNDMEFENEESASKFERFLFLMIPIIFTLVLLGVLLTLFNMDIRNKALEVANKIPVVNQWIPDPAVEPGSEAAEKEAAQSEEQAASSESTIKELKAQLAEKDAQLKQVNEEKTAQTTQVEAMQKQIDSMKAEAAAAEAATEEVDPYQDKVTELAKLYSGMKASKAAPIMENLTTEEQVQILSAMNTASKTAILEKMDPGKAAEVSIKLKETTNSTDMAIAALQSRLKQDQANTATTTAAASNNLDQEKLGQTFTSMPAAEAGSLLSSMYSVSPDKVITVLNTVSDSVRSSILGEMTKKDPALTAKVLNRLMGGK from the coding sequence GTGGCTAATAATGATATGGAATTTGAAAATGAAGAGTCGGCAAGCAAATTCGAGCGGTTTTTATTTCTGATGATCCCGATTATTTTCACACTCGTGCTGCTTGGCGTGCTGCTGACTCTTTTTAATATGGACATCCGCAACAAAGCTCTGGAAGTAGCTAACAAGATTCCTGTAGTGAATCAATGGATTCCTGATCCGGCTGTAGAGCCCGGAAGTGAAGCGGCAGAGAAAGAAGCAGCGCAGAGTGAAGAGCAGGCGGCAAGCTCGGAATCAACGATTAAAGAACTGAAGGCCCAGCTTGCCGAAAAGGATGCACAGCTGAAGCAGGTTAATGAAGAAAAGACTGCACAGACTACCCAGGTTGAAGCAATGCAGAAGCAGATTGACAGCATGAAGGCAGAAGCCGCCGCCGCTGAGGCAGCCACAGAGGAAGTGGACCCTTACCAGGATAAAGTAACTGAACTGGCTAAACTGTATTCAGGAATGAAAGCTTCCAAAGCAGCGCCGATTATGGAGAATCTGACGACGGAAGAGCAGGTGCAGATTCTAAGTGCCATGAATACAGCCAGTAAAACGGCTATTCTGGAAAAAATGGATCCGGGAAAAGCTGCAGAAGTGTCAATAAAGCTAAAGGAAACTACGAATTCAACCGATATGGCTATTGCAGCCCTTCAATCGAGACTCAAACAGGATCAGGCTAACACAGCTACAACAACCGCTGCTGCAAGTAATAATCTGGATCAGGAGAAACTGGGCCAGACCTTTACCTCAATGCCGGCTGCTGAAGCAGGATCATTGCTAAGCTCAATGTACAGTGTCAGTCCGGACAAGGTTATTACGGTGCTGAATACGGTAAGCGACTCGGTCAGATCCTCGATCCTGGGCGAAATGACCAAGAAGGACCCTGCACTTACAGCTAAAGTTCTGAACCGCCTGATGGGCGGTAAATAA
- a CDS encoding flagellar hook-length control protein FliK, with protein MSLVLPSFSGGNMLQMNGTSGSGRSVSAQAGAAAGGASTAQPFAQTLVQSMNGTTGNAEAAPQSGGLASLLQGLLAAVQSGGEEAGSETGLQNADLLQNLAEDLDKLDESLSADPALFAALQGWLLQVTQFLSGSGTSGQGEAGEGAGTAAALSPLAQSADTIRFAVQDELNSLVTTLQQAAVSGDEASAARGTELLKQFSTMLNEAVSPDNKAKGKALNNAVNTVQGKHMENGVTEHSADKAVPVLVDPSAAAKAGEETLNTPLTKAAIAGGDQQSSSAEESLPEAKTAADNNDVMTAGQLSIREGLTAPLKAEPAKVPVTQFAQQMDTFISGKLEIVRKGGVAEAVITLFPENLGQVDVKITMQNGNLIAQFATTHSGAKEMLEQQMSQLRAALQSQGIQVEKLEVTQNTPLFSQFNGQQGRQPNSGGQQNGHSRDRREDIADAVLAAELNGEFKEWAANGGQDLRTPDGGFSAKA; from the coding sequence ATGAGTTTAGTTTTACCATCATTTTCAGGCGGCAATATGCTCCAGATGAATGGAACATCCGGCTCAGGCAGGAGCGTATCCGCTCAGGCAGGAGCTGCTGCAGGAGGCGCTTCAACAGCACAGCCGTTTGCCCAGACACTCGTGCAGTCGATGAACGGCACAACCGGTAACGCTGAAGCAGCACCTCAGTCCGGAGGTCTGGCATCACTGCTGCAAGGTCTGTTGGCTGCAGTACAGTCCGGCGGTGAAGAAGCAGGCAGTGAAACCGGGCTTCAGAATGCAGACCTGCTGCAAAATCTTGCAGAAGACCTAGACAAACTGGATGAGAGCCTGAGTGCTGATCCGGCCCTGTTTGCAGCTCTTCAGGGATGGTTGCTGCAGGTCACCCAGTTTCTCTCCGGTTCTGGTACATCAGGGCAAGGTGAGGCCGGTGAGGGCGCAGGAACGGCTGCGGCATTATCACCGCTGGCCCAGAGCGCTGATACCATCCGGTTTGCTGTGCAGGATGAGCTTAACAGTCTGGTCACTACTCTGCAGCAGGCGGCTGTGAGTGGAGATGAAGCATCAGCTGCCCGGGGTACCGAACTTCTGAAGCAGTTTTCAACCATGCTGAATGAAGCTGTTAGCCCTGATAATAAAGCCAAAGGCAAAGCTTTAAATAATGCAGTGAACACTGTACAAGGTAAGCATATGGAGAACGGAGTTACGGAGCATTCAGCTGACAAAGCTGTTCCTGTACTGGTTGATCCGTCCGCTGCCGCCAAGGCCGGTGAAGAAACGCTTAACACACCGCTGACCAAAGCAGCTATAGCCGGAGGTGACCAGCAATCCTCATCAGCAGAAGAGTCCTTGCCGGAGGCAAAGACGGCTGCAGACAACAATGATGTGATGACTGCCGGACAATTATCAATCAGAGAAGGTCTCACAGCCCCGCTGAAGGCTGAACCAGCCAAGGTGCCGGTTACCCAATTTGCCCAGCAGATGGATACTTTCATCAGCGGCAAGCTCGAAATCGTCCGCAAAGGCGGAGTCGCTGAGGCCGTTATAACCTTGTTCCCGGAAAATCTTGGACAGGTCGATGTCAAGATCACTATGCAAAACGGTAATCTGATTGCCCAGTTTGCAACAACCCACTCCGGAGCGAAGGAAATGCTGGAGCAGCAGATGAGCCAGCTGCGTGCAGCTCTCCAGTCTCAGGGAATTCAAGTGGAAAAGCTCGAGGTGACACAGAATACGCCGCTGTTCTCACAGTTTAACGGACAGCAGGGACGTCAGCCGAATTCAGGAGGACAACAGAACGGTCACTCCAGAGACCGCCGTGAAGATATTGCAGATGCAGTGCTTGCTGCTGAGCTGAACGGTGAGTTTAAGGAATGGGCCGCTAACGGCGGACAGGATCTCCGGACTCCGGATGGAGGCTTCTCAGCCAAAGCCTAA
- the fliE gene encoding flagellar hook-basal body complex protein FliE → MIQNFMIGTQSVQPLAMKTATAQAGTVSGSGQSFGSYLEDALNQVAAQEQQSKEMSNKFVLGEVNVDEAMISSQQALLSLQLTTQVRNKVIEAYQEIMRTQI, encoded by the coding sequence TTGATACAGAATTTTATGATTGGAACACAATCCGTCCAGCCGCTGGCCATGAAGACCGCAACTGCACAAGCGGGAACAGTGTCCGGTTCCGGCCAGAGCTTTGGCTCTTATCTGGAGGATGCCCTGAATCAAGTGGCTGCCCAGGAACAGCAGTCCAAGGAAATGAGCAACAAATTTGTTTTGGGAGAGGTTAATGTCGATGAGGCGATGATTTCTTCACAACAGGCATTGCTGAGTTTGCAGCTGACTACACAAGTCCGGAACAAAGTGATTGAAGCCTATCAGGAAATTATGAGAACTCAGATCTAA
- the fliJ gene encoding flagellar export protein FliJ, translated as MKFHYTFQKVVDLKGNEKTQAEWMLSTALGELQAQEKSLDELLGQRSSLMLSLQNAAQQRTPMSKIIEMQNYVQFLDTCIARKYKDINRAHQEVQHKQDHLSTKVLDEKVWLKARDKAKNIFQQDMILREQNELDEMATVRFAMKSL; from the coding sequence ATGAAGTTCCATTATACTTTTCAAAAAGTTGTGGACTTGAAGGGCAACGAGAAAACACAGGCAGAGTGGATGCTCTCAACTGCACTCGGAGAACTGCAGGCTCAGGAAAAAAGCCTTGATGAATTACTGGGTCAGCGCAGTTCGCTGATGCTGTCGCTGCAGAATGCTGCCCAGCAGAGAACGCCGATGAGCAAGATTATTGAAATGCAGAACTATGTACAGTTTTTGGATACCTGCATTGCCCGTAAATACAAGGATATTAACCGGGCGCATCAGGAGGTTCAGCACAAGCAGGATCACCTTAGCACGAAGGTGCTGGATGAGAAGGTCTGGCTGAAGGCCAGAGACAAGGCGAAAAATATTTTTCAGCAGGATATGATTTTACGGGAACAAAACGAACTGGATGAGATGGCTACCGTCCGCTTCGCGATGAAATCCCTCTAA
- a CDS encoding FliH/SctL family protein: MSKLIKHSQYVPVDVLKRLEQARQNAGIAEESAAEEPAGEVHYHDPAREEAEQSRRQMLKDAQEFAEEQVRGASLEAENIVESARTEAEEWWRQRREQDEHLIEAVKSEAFQQGYQEGMTQAEHDMAKRMAEMMEEARTVLQEAYKARDVIIQEAEPFLVELSCSIAEKIVDKQLTVEPQFAMDLIRKNLARKREQGLISLCVSPSQFTFVNAAREELSLAVDSQAELQILPDSTVKDMGCVIRSSFGSIDARIDTQLAEIKKSLVRIALDAEEQRNGEADA, translated from the coding sequence TTGTCTAAGCTGATTAAACACTCCCAATATGTTCCGGTAGATGTGCTTAAACGGCTGGAACAGGCCAGACAGAATGCCGGAATTGCCGAGGAATCCGCTGCGGAGGAGCCGGCAGGAGAGGTTCATTATCATGACCCGGCCCGTGAAGAGGCAGAGCAGAGCCGCAGGCAGATGCTGAAGGACGCTCAGGAATTTGCTGAAGAACAGGTGCGCGGAGCATCGCTGGAAGCTGAAAATATTGTGGAATCAGCACGGACGGAAGCGGAAGAGTGGTGGCGCCAGCGCCGCGAGCAGGATGAGCATCTCATTGAAGCTGTGAAATCCGAGGCGTTTCAGCAAGGTTATCAGGAGGGCATGACACAGGCCGAGCATGATATGGCCAAAAGAATGGCCGAGATGATGGAAGAAGCACGAACAGTGCTGCAGGAAGCGTACAAAGCTCGTGATGTCATTATCCAGGAAGCCGAGCCCTTTCTGGTAGAGCTGAGCTGCTCCATTGCTGAGAAAATTGTAGACAAGCAGCTGACGGTAGAGCCGCAGTTCGCCATGGATCTGATCCGCAAAAATCTGGCGCGCAAACGCGAGCAGGGACTGATTTCCCTTTGTGTCTCGCCTTCACAGTTTACATTTGTCAACGCAGCCAGAGAGGAGCTCTCACTTGCTGTTGATTCGCAGGCCGAGCTTCAAATATTGCCGGACTCTACTGTTAAGGATATGGGCTGCGTCATCCGTTCTTCCTTCGGAAGCATTGATGCCCGCATTGATACACAGCTTGCTGAAATCAAAAAATCACTGGTAAGAATCGCACTGGACGCTGAGGAGCAGAGAAATGGGGAAGCCGATGCTTGA
- the flgD gene encoding flagellar hook assembly protein FlgD produces MMTTTNPVSNNNQWNYVADTSATPKTTGSSTLGKDQFLKILITQLQNQDPMQPMEDKEFIAQMAQFSSVEQLMNISTQLTALNQSLGSVSGLIGKDITWNDASTELPKSGNVESIVVSGGIQYAVVGSERIALTSITQIQNAAPKVDTVSSNEPSVSSEESGASI; encoded by the coding sequence ATAATGACAACAACCAATCCGGTTTCAAACAATAATCAATGGAATTATGTGGCGGATACTTCCGCAACGCCCAAAACAACCGGCAGCTCCACACTGGGTAAAGACCAGTTTCTGAAGATTCTGATTACCCAGCTGCAGAATCAGGACCCGATGCAGCCGATGGAGGATAAGGAGTTCATCGCCCAGATGGCCCAGTTCTCATCTGTAGAGCAGCTAATGAATATTTCAACCCAGCTTACGGCATTGAACCAGTCTCTGGGTTCTGTATCCGGCCTGATCGGCAAGGATATCACCTGGAATGATGCTTCGACAGAGCTGCCGAAATCAGGCAATGTGGAATCCATCGTGGTCAGCGGCGGAATACAGTATGCGGTTGTAGGCAGTGAACGTATTGCGCTGACGAGTATTACACAGATTCAGAACGCCGCTCCAAAAGTGGATACTGTCAGCAGCAACGAACCATCAGTAAGCAGTGAGGAGAGCGGGGCGAGCATATGA